In Deinococcus maricopensis DSM 21211, one genomic interval encodes:
- the hpaD gene encoding 3,4-dihydroxyphenylacetate 2,3-dioxygenase, with the protein MTKPNVTRIAHGVLYVTDLAASRRFYVDLLGLNVLHETEGALYLRGVEDREWTLKLERAPQAGVKHLAYRVHDEADLDALVALAEAQGLPYRWEEELDRPRLLRMQDPFGVPVAFYARPVTHPWLLQEYHLHRGPGIVRVDHVNVMTPNVKGMVDWYGDELGFRLSEYTEDDQGRMWAAWIQRRGSVHDLALTNGRGPRLHHFAFWMPDAMSIIRTCDILAGARQPESIERGPGRHGISNAFFLYIRDPDGHRIELYTNDYVTVDPDFQPIRWSLNDPRRQTLWGAKTPRSWFEEGSVMEAFGGGWVGERESDLEGLPVHVI; encoded by the coding sequence ATGACTAAACCAAACGTTACGCGCATCGCGCACGGCGTGCTGTACGTCACGGACCTCGCTGCGTCCCGGCGTTTCTACGTGGACCTGCTGGGCCTGAACGTCCTGCACGAAACTGAAGGCGCCCTGTACCTGCGGGGCGTGGAGGACCGCGAGTGGACGCTGAAGCTGGAGCGCGCCCCCCAAGCGGGCGTGAAGCACCTCGCGTACCGCGTGCACGACGAAGCGGACCTCGACGCGCTGGTGGCGCTGGCCGAGGCGCAGGGCCTCCCCTACCGCTGGGAGGAGGAACTCGACCGCCCGCGCCTGCTGCGCATGCAGGACCCGTTCGGCGTGCCCGTGGCGTTCTACGCGCGGCCCGTCACGCACCCGTGGCTGCTGCAGGAGTACCACCTGCACCGCGGCCCCGGCATCGTCCGCGTGGACCACGTGAACGTCATGACGCCGAACGTGAAGGGCATGGTCGACTGGTACGGGGACGAACTCGGCTTCCGCCTGTCGGAGTACACCGAGGACGACCAGGGGCGCATGTGGGCCGCGTGGATTCAGCGGCGCGGCAGCGTGCACGACCTGGCGCTCACGAACGGGCGCGGGCCGCGGCTGCATCACTTCGCGTTCTGGATGCCGGACGCCATGAGCATCATCCGCACGTGCGACATCCTCGCGGGCGCGCGCCAGCCGGAAAGCATCGAGCGCGGCCCGGGGCGGCACGGCATCAGCAACGCGTTCTTCCTGTACATCCGCGACCCGGACGGGCACCGCATCGAGCTGTACACCAATGACTACGTGACCGTCGACCCGGACTTCCAGCCGATTCGCTGGTCCCTGAACGACCCGCGCCGCCAGACCCTCTGGGGCGCGAAGACGCCCCGCAGCTGGTTCGAGGAGGGCTCTGTGATGGAGGCCTTTGGCGGAGGGTGGGTGGGTGAGCGAGAATCCGACCTGGAGGGCTTACCCGTTCATGTCATCTGA
- a CDS encoding aldehyde dehydrogenase family protein, whose amino-acid sequence MSSEITRQETTAAIEVVPNVIAGEAVTTGAREQVLNPYTGEVLYEVPQAGEAELRRALDAAVAAFADVRRWPAHRRASCLREASRLLRERAEDVALTIAREAGKPLKAARVEVGRSAENLAFAADAAADLAGEGLPLDASVYGEGRVGFTVRAPRGVIAAISPFNFPLNLALHKVGPALAGGNTVILKPAPQTPKTAVILARLLVEAGFPPGAISVLHGGADLGNALVTAPDVAMVSFTGSPQVGQAIARACGLKPVVLELGNNSANLVDEHADVDAAARLLAVAGFAYAGQVCIHPQRLIIHERVYEQFRATFLEAVGTLKVGDPLDDTTDVGPLINDAGAARLNAWVDEAVSFGGTLLAGGHAEGRLMPPTVLEDVPEHAQLVCNEAFGPVVVLQRVDSWTDAIDTANRSRFGLQTGVFSTYLPHVLQAVRDIEAGGVIVNDTSAFRVDQMPYGGVKDSGVGREGARAALEELTYVRSVVLR is encoded by the coding sequence ATGTCATCTGAAATCACCCGGCAGGAAACAACGGCGGCCATTGAAGTGGTCCCAAACGTCATCGCGGGCGAGGCCGTCACGACCGGCGCGCGCGAACAGGTCCTGAACCCGTACACGGGCGAGGTCCTGTACGAGGTGCCGCAGGCGGGCGAAGCGGAACTCCGACGCGCGCTGGACGCGGCGGTCGCCGCGTTCGCGGACGTGCGCCGCTGGCCCGCGCACCGCCGCGCCTCGTGCTTACGGGAGGCGTCGCGCCTCCTGCGGGAGCGCGCGGAGGACGTGGCCCTCACCATCGCGCGCGAAGCCGGGAAGCCCCTGAAAGCCGCGCGCGTCGAGGTGGGCCGCAGCGCCGAGAACCTGGCGTTCGCCGCGGACGCTGCCGCCGACCTCGCCGGTGAGGGCCTCCCGCTCGACGCGAGCGTGTACGGCGAGGGCCGCGTGGGCTTCACGGTCCGCGCGCCGCGCGGCGTGATCGCGGCGATCAGCCCGTTCAACTTCCCGCTGAACCTCGCGCTGCACAAGGTCGGTCCGGCCCTCGCGGGCGGGAACACGGTCATCCTGAAGCCCGCGCCGCAAACGCCGAAAACCGCCGTGATTCTCGCGCGCCTTCTGGTGGAGGCGGGCTTCCCACCCGGCGCGATCAGCGTCCTGCACGGCGGCGCGGACCTCGGGAACGCGCTGGTGACCGCGCCGGACGTGGCGATGGTGAGCTTCACCGGGAGCCCGCAGGTCGGGCAGGCCATCGCACGCGCGTGCGGCCTGAAGCCGGTGGTGCTGGAACTCGGGAACAACAGCGCGAACCTCGTGGACGAGCACGCCGACGTCGACGCCGCCGCGCGGCTGCTGGCGGTGGCGGGCTTCGCGTACGCCGGGCAGGTATGCATCCACCCGCAGCGCCTGATCATTCACGAACGCGTGTACGAGCAGTTCCGGGCGACGTTCCTCGAAGCCGTCGGGACACTGAAGGTCGGCGACCCGCTCGACGACACCACGGACGTCGGGCCGCTCATCAACGATGCGGGCGCCGCGCGCCTGAACGCCTGGGTGGACGAGGCCGTGAGCTTTGGCGGCACGCTCCTCGCCGGCGGGCACGCCGAGGGCCGCCTCATGCCGCCCACCGTGCTGGAGGACGTTCCGGAACACGCGCAGCTCGTGTGCAACGAGGCGTTCGGGCCGGTCGTCGTGCTGCAGCGTGTGGACAGCTGGACGGACGCCATCGACACCGCAAACCGCTCCCGGTTCGGGCTGCAGACGGGCGTGTTCAGCACGTACCTGCCGCACGTCCTCCAGGCCGTGCGGGACATCGAGGCGGGCGGCGTGATCGTGAACGACACGAGCGCGTTCCGCGTGGACCAGATGCCGTACGGTGGCGTGAAGGACAGCGGCGTGGGCCGGGAAGGCGCCCGCGCCGCCCTTGAGGAACTCACGTACGTGAGAAGCGTCGTCCTGCGCTGA
- the hpaH gene encoding 2-oxo-hept-4-ene-1,7-dioate hydratase, which yields MLKPQQIADAAQRLNEAERTRTTVRQFSLEHPDMTIDDAYAVQKAWVDLKLSEGRILKGHKIGLTSRAMQMSSNITEPDYGALLDDMFFPEGSDLPMSRFITPKLEVELAFILGADLSGPDCTVYDVLRATEYVTPAVEIIDARIERIDRDRGVTRKVTDTISDNAANAALILGGRPVRPHDVDLRWVGALLYRNGVIEETGVAAGVLNHPANGVAWLANKLHPHGVTLRAGQVILAGSFTRPVDARPGDTFHADYGPLGSIACRFVGDA from the coding sequence ATGCTTAAACCCCAACAGATCGCGGACGCCGCCCAGCGCCTGAACGAAGCCGAACGCACCCGCACCACCGTCCGGCAGTTCTCGCTGGAGCACCCGGACATGACCATCGACGACGCGTACGCCGTGCAGAAGGCGTGGGTGGACCTGAAGCTCAGCGAGGGCCGCATCCTGAAAGGCCACAAGATCGGCCTGACGTCCCGCGCGATGCAGATGTCGTCGAACATCACCGAACCGGACTACGGCGCGCTCCTCGACGACATGTTCTTCCCGGAAGGCTCGGACCTGCCCATGAGCCGCTTCATCACGCCGAAGCTGGAAGTGGAGCTCGCGTTTATCCTGGGTGCGGACCTGAGCGGCCCGGACTGTACCGTGTACGACGTGCTGCGCGCCACGGAGTACGTGACGCCTGCCGTGGAGATCATCGACGCGCGCATTGAGCGCATCGACCGCGACCGTGGCGTGACCCGCAAGGTCACGGACACCATCAGCGACAACGCCGCGAACGCCGCCCTGATCCTCGGGGGCCGCCCGGTGCGCCCGCACGACGTGGACCTCCGCTGGGTCGGCGCGCTCCTGTACCGCAACGGCGTGATCGAAGAGACGGGCGTCGCCGCGGGCGTCCTGAACCACCCCGCGAACGGCGTGGCGTGGCTCGCGAACAAACTCCACCCACACGGCGTGACGCTGCGCGCCGGGCAGGTGATCCTGGCCGGGTCGTTCACGCGCCCGGTGGACGCCCGCCCCGGCGACACGTTCCACGCGGACTACGGCCCGCTCGGCAGCATCGCGTGCCGCTTCGTGGGGGACGCATGA
- the hpaI gene encoding 4-hydroxy-2-oxoheptanedioate aldolase → MNPFKVALAEGRAQIGLWLGLADPYTAEISAGAGFDWLVVDGEHAPNDLRSILEHLQVLAAYPVAPVVRPPEGTTSGIKQLMDIGVQNLLIPMVETAEQAASLVAATRYPPRGVRGVGSALARASRWNRTPEYLHRADDDVCLLVQIETRLGLENLDAIARVEGVDGVFIGPADLSASLGHLGNPGHPDVTAAIEDAIRRIRAAGKAPGILMSDEGGARRALALGSTFVAVGVDTSLLARATSDLAAKFKGGEATKGDGVY, encoded by the coding sequence ATGAACCCCTTCAAGGTCGCGCTCGCGGAGGGCCGCGCGCAGATCGGCCTGTGGCTGGGTCTCGCGGACCCATACACCGCGGAAATCAGCGCCGGCGCGGGCTTCGACTGGCTCGTCGTGGACGGCGAGCACGCCCCGAACGACCTGCGCAGCATCCTCGAGCACCTGCAGGTGCTCGCCGCGTACCCGGTCGCGCCCGTCGTGCGCCCGCCGGAAGGCACCACCTCGGGCATCAAGCAGCTCATGGACATCGGCGTGCAGAACCTGCTGATCCCCATGGTGGAAACCGCCGAGCAGGCGGCGTCCCTCGTGGCCGCCACCCGCTACCCGCCGCGCGGCGTACGCGGCGTGGGCAGCGCGCTCGCGCGCGCCAGCCGCTGGAACCGCACGCCGGAGTACCTGCACCGCGCGGACGACGACGTGTGCCTCCTCGTGCAGATCGAAACGCGCCTCGGCCTGGAGAACCTCGACGCCATCGCGCGCGTGGAGGGCGTGGACGGCGTGTTCATCGGCCCGGCGGACCTGTCCGCGTCGCTCGGGCACCTGGGAAACCCCGGGCACCCGGACGTCACCGCCGCCATCGAGGACGCCATCCGGCGTATCCGCGCGGCCGGGAAGGCGCCCGGCATCCTGATGTCGGACGAGGGAGGCGCCCGCCGCGCGCTGGCGCTCGGGAGCACATTTGTGGCGGTCGGCGTGGACACCAGCCTGCTGGCGCGCGCCACGAGCGACCTCGCCGCGAAATTCAAGGGCGGGGAGGCCACGAAGGGCGACGGCGTGTACTGA
- the miaA gene encoding tRNA (adenosine(37)-N6)-dimethylallyltransferase MiaA, which produces MTPTPIPLLTAPTASGKTALALHLAAQHPLEIVSADAFNVYRGLDIGTAKPTAPERARVPHHLVDVVDVTEDYDVARYVRDAETAIRDVLARGRVPLVVGGTGFYLTGLMRGLPLTPPSDPQIRAAVEADLHARGLDALLADIHALNPQEAARMERNPRRIIRALEVHRRTGRFPGEFGHSTPAFTYAPVAFTHPQLEARIAARVHAMFDAGLPAEAAWLATQVPPNRDPRPTAWQAIGYREALAVHHGHLSVDDAIAAVTLATRQYAKRQLTWTRTQLHAPLLDPQSAETHLTRLLTPPLRR; this is translated from the coding sequence GTGACGCCCACCCCGATCCCCCTGCTCACCGCGCCCACCGCGAGCGGCAAGACCGCCCTCGCCCTGCACCTCGCGGCGCAGCACCCCCTGGAGATCGTGAGCGCCGACGCGTTCAACGTGTACCGCGGGCTGGACATCGGCACCGCCAAACCCACCGCGCCCGAACGCGCGCGCGTCCCGCACCACCTCGTGGACGTCGTGGACGTCACCGAAGACTACGACGTCGCCCGCTACGTCCGTGACGCCGAAACGGCCATCCGCGACGTCCTCGCGCGCGGGCGCGTCCCGCTCGTCGTGGGCGGCACCGGCTTCTACCTCACGGGCCTGATGCGCGGCCTGCCCCTCACCCCCCCCAGCGACCCGCAGATCCGCGCGGCCGTCGAAGCGGACCTGCACGCCCGCGGCCTCGACGCGCTCCTCGCGGACATCCATGCCCTCAACCCCCAGGAAGCCGCCCGCATGGAACGCAACCCGCGCCGCATCATCCGGGCCCTCGAAGTGCACCGCCGCACCGGCCGCTTCCCCGGCGAGTTCGGGCACAGCACCCCCGCGTTCACGTACGCGCCCGTCGCGTTCACGCACCCGCAACTGGAAGCCCGCATTGCCGCGCGCGTCCACGCCATGTTCGATGCTGGACTGCCTGCCGAAGCCGCCTGGCTCGCCACGCAAGTCCCCCCGAACCGCGACCCCCGCCCGACCGCGTGGCAGGCCATCGGCTACCGCGAAGCGCTCGCCGTCCACCACGGGCACCTGAGTGTCGACGACGCCATCGCGGCCGTGACGCTCGCCACGCGCCAGTATGCCAAACGGCAACTCACCTGGACGCGCACGCAACTGCACGCGCCCCTCCTCGACCCGCAGAGCGCCGAAACGCACCTGACGCGCCTGCTCACCCCACCCCTCCGCCGTTGA
- a CDS encoding Hsp20/alpha crystallin family protein — protein sequence MNEPALARLNHLMRIREEVETLSEHGPWTPPADWVDNGTHLTLVMDVPGVDADSLSVQDDNGETVTVRGERAPLDLDGEAVQVERPGGVFTRDLTPPSEVVPGTGAASLRAGVLMITFEKRHKTIDQR from the coding sequence ATGAACGAACCGGCCCTGGCCCGACTGAATCACCTCATGCGCATCCGCGAGGAGGTCGAGACGCTCAGTGAGCATGGCCCGTGGACGCCGCCAGCGGACTGGGTGGACAATGGCACGCACCTGACGCTCGTCATGGACGTCCCCGGCGTGGACGCGGACAGCCTGAGCGTGCAGGACGACAACGGTGAGACCGTCACGGTGCGTGGCGAGCGCGCGCCGCTCGACCTGGACGGCGAGGCGGTGCAGGTCGAGCGACCCGGCGGGGTGTTCACGCGGGACCTCACGCCGCCGAGCGAGGTGGTGCCCGGGACGGGCGCGGCGAGCCTGCGCGCGGGCGTGCTGATGATCACGTTCGAGAAGCGGCACAAGACCATCGACCAGCGTTGA
- a CDS encoding MFS transporter, translated as MRRERGWRTWNANYRLGVLNGWLVFIGDGFLSATVVLTGFAAKLGATNAVIGLLPAIQQGGWMLPQILVASRLRGQAYKLPTYRSAATIRTLTYVTMVALSATLWSHPALLLTLFILAMLVNALASGVSGLPFLEVTAKVVPSAQRAAFFGTRNLVGGILAFLAGLIVREVLASPLPFPYNYTLIFALATIAYTIGYALFGRVTEPPDEPLPVSSLHEELLTIPQTIRADAHFRAFLRVRLLLAFAGVAEPFFAVYALRKLHFPASTLGVFLMAVTAAAPLSNLVWTRAAQRYGSRRIIRYSAAFAAFAPLLALLLGGAGAVPYALVFVLSSVAAQGFNLGHTNHLLNLAPPGARSRYIGTLNTVVGVALFAPVLGGLLADHAGYEAVFAASSALYAVAWFACMRLRRDA; from the coding sequence GTGAGGCGCGAGCGCGGATGGCGCACCTGGAACGCGAACTACCGCCTGGGCGTCCTGAACGGCTGGCTGGTCTTTATCGGCGACGGCTTCCTGAGCGCCACGGTGGTCCTCACGGGGTTCGCCGCGAAGCTCGGCGCGACGAACGCCGTGATCGGGCTGCTGCCCGCTATTCAGCAGGGCGGGTGGATGCTGCCGCAGATTCTCGTGGCGAGCCGCCTGCGCGGGCAGGCGTACAAACTTCCCACGTACCGGAGTGCCGCGACCATCCGGACGCTCACGTACGTCACGATGGTCGCGCTGTCCGCGACGCTGTGGTCGCACCCGGCGCTGCTGTTGACGCTGTTCATCCTGGCAATGCTCGTGAACGCGCTCGCGTCGGGCGTGAGCGGCCTGCCGTTTCTGGAGGTGACCGCGAAGGTCGTGCCGTCCGCGCAGCGCGCAGCGTTCTTCGGCACGCGCAACCTCGTGGGGGGCATTCTGGCGTTCCTGGCGGGCCTGATCGTGCGCGAGGTGCTGGCGTCGCCGCTGCCGTTCCCGTACAACTACACGCTTATTTTCGCGCTCGCGACGATTGCGTACACCATCGGGTACGCGTTGTTCGGCCGGGTTACGGAACCGCCGGATGAGCCGCTGCCCGTCAGCAGCCTGCACGAGGAACTCCTCACGATTCCGCAGACGATCCGCGCGGACGCGCATTTCCGTGCGTTCCTGCGCGTGCGGCTGCTGCTGGCGTTCGCGGGCGTCGCGGAGCCGTTCTTCGCGGTGTACGCGCTGCGGAAGCTGCACTTCCCGGCGAGCACGCTGGGGGTGTTCCTGATGGCGGTGACGGCGGCGGCGCCCCTGTCGAACCTGGTGTGGACGCGCGCGGCGCAGCGGTACGGTTCGCGGCGCATCATCCGGTACTCGGCGGCGTTCGCGGCGTTCGCGCCGCTGCTGGCGCTGCTGCTGGGCGGCGCGGGCGCCGTGCCGTACGCGCTGGTGTTCGTGCTGTCGAGCGTGGCCGCGCAGGGGTTCAACCTCGGGCACACGAACCACCTGCTGAACCTCGCGCCGCCGGGCGCGCGCTCGCGGTACATCGGCACGCTGAACACCGTGGTGGGCGTGGCGCTGTTCGCGCCGGTGCTGGGCGGCCTCCTGGCGGACCACGCGGGGTACGAGGCGGTGTTCGCCGCGTCGAGCGCGCTGTACGCGGTGGCGTGGTTCGCGTGCATGCGCCTGCGGCGTGACGCGTGA
- a CDS encoding homoserine O-acetyltransferase family protein yields the protein MTAHTAPARPHVPTPQPDAAPRLRTATLFRDRPLLLDNGHIVSNVRLAYHTYGTPRDHAILVLHALTGTSAVHEWWGALFGPGKALDPERHFIVCSNVLGGCAGSSGPAELGTDDLSIPDMVRAARELLAHLGVRRVTVIGGSMGGMHAIEWLRAYPDLIDRAVVIAAPAQHSPWAIGLNSAARAAIRAAPGGEGLKVARQIAMLSYRSPDSYAATQAGPSPRARGEHAITTYLQHHGQKLHERFCERTYLTLTRAMDAYRTTPADLACVHVPTLVVGIRSDVLYPPHEVRAVADALGNARYWELDSIHGHDAFLMDADTLNDRIHETLHPQE from the coding sequence ATGACCGCGCACACAGCCCCCGCACGCCCCCACGTTCCCACCCCCCAGCCCGACGCCGCACCGCGCCTGCGCACCGCCACGCTGTTCCGCGATCGCCCGCTGCTGCTCGACAACGGCCACATCGTCAGCAACGTCCGCCTCGCGTACCACACGTACGGCACGCCCCGCGACCACGCCATCCTCGTCCTCCACGCGCTCACCGGCACCAGCGCCGTCCACGAATGGTGGGGCGCCCTGTTCGGTCCCGGCAAGGCCCTCGACCCCGAACGGCACTTCATCGTGTGCAGCAACGTCCTCGGCGGCTGCGCCGGCAGCAGCGGCCCCGCCGAGCTCGGCACGGACGACCTCAGCATCCCCGACATGGTCCGCGCGGCCCGCGAACTGCTCGCGCACCTCGGCGTGCGCCGCGTCACCGTCATCGGCGGCAGCATGGGCGGCATGCACGCCATCGAATGGCTCCGCGCGTACCCGGACCTCATCGACCGCGCCGTCGTCATTGCCGCGCCCGCGCAGCACAGCCCCTGGGCCATCGGCCTGAACAGCGCCGCCCGCGCCGCCATCCGCGCCGCGCCCGGCGGCGAAGGCCTCAAGGTCGCGCGTCAGATCGCCATGCTCAGCTACCGCAGCCCCGACAGCTACGCGGCCACGCAGGCCGGCCCCAGCCCCCGCGCGCGCGGCGAGCACGCCATCACCACCTACCTCCAGCACCACGGCCAGAAACTCCACGAGCGCTTCTGCGAACGCACGTACCTGACGCTCACCCGCGCCATGGACGCCTACCGCACCACCCCTGCGGACCTCGCGTGCGTCCACGTGCCCACCCTCGTCGTCGGCATCCGCAGTGACGTCCTGTACCCTCCGCACGAGGTGCGCGCCGTCGCCGACGCGCTCGGCAACGCCCGCTACTGGGAACTCGACAGCATCCACGGCCACGACGCCTTCCTGATGGACGCCGACACCCTCAACGACCGCATCCACGAGACCCTCCACCCCCAGGAATAA
- a CDS encoding AAA family ATPase, with amino-acid sequence MSLSPAELERFLSAVVRDELTLSLMIWGAPGVGKSSVVQQVASAHDLGFVDVRLSQLAPTDLRGLPVAEDGVSRWYPPEFLPRSGRGVLFLDEINMAPPTMQGMAQQLILDRRVGSYVLPDGWFVWAAGNRKEDRASVFDMPAPLGNRFLHLEVRAEFEAWRAYALARGLHEHVLAFLTFRPELLHRLDTVSPAWPSPRSWEMASRLHRSGLPVGPAVGEAAGAEFEAFVRLYDRLPDLLDVLEGRAAGVSLPAEPSVRYAAVVGLAARARGAEQAHRAFRWLADGAGAEWLQLFVATLIPRLSASGELGELAALMERDADLAALVQDALSLAEA; translated from the coding sequence TTGAGCCTGTCCCCTGCGGAACTGGAACGGTTCCTGAGTGCCGTCGTTCGTGATGAGTTGACGCTCAGCCTGATGATCTGGGGCGCGCCGGGCGTTGGGAAGAGCAGTGTGGTGCAGCAGGTGGCGAGCGCGCACGACCTGGGGTTCGTGGATGTGCGCCTGTCGCAGCTGGCGCCGACGGATCTGCGGGGCCTGCCGGTCGCGGAGGACGGCGTGAGCCGCTGGTACCCGCCGGAGTTCCTGCCGCGGTCCGGTCGGGGGGTACTGTTCCTTGATGAGATCAACATGGCGCCGCCGACAATGCAGGGGATGGCGCAGCAGCTGATTCTGGATCGCCGGGTGGGCAGTTACGTGCTGCCGGACGGGTGGTTCGTGTGGGCGGCGGGGAACCGCAAGGAGGACCGCGCGTCGGTGTTCGATATGCCCGCGCCGCTCGGGAACCGTTTCCTGCACCTGGAGGTGCGGGCGGAGTTCGAGGCGTGGCGTGCGTACGCGCTCGCGCGGGGGCTGCATGAGCATGTGCTGGCGTTCCTGACGTTCCGGCCGGAGCTGCTGCACCGCCTGGATACGGTCTCGCCGGCGTGGCCGAGTCCGCGCTCGTGGGAGATGGCGTCCAGGCTGCACCGCTCGGGCCTGCCGGTGGGACCGGCGGTGGGTGAGGCGGCGGGCGCGGAGTTTGAGGCGTTCGTGCGGCTGTATGACCGCCTGCCGGACCTGCTGGACGTACTGGAGGGCCGGGCGGCGGGCGTGTCGTTGCCGGCGGAGCCGAGCGTGCGGTACGCGGCGGTGGTGGGGTTGGCAGCGCGGGCGCGCGGGGCGGAGCAGGCGCACCGGGCGTTCCGGTGGCTGGCGGACGGTGCGGGTGCGGAGTGGCTGCAGCTGTTCGTGGCGACGCTGATTCCGCGCCTGAGCGCGAGCGGGGAACTGGGGGAGCTGGCGGCACTGATGGAGCGGGACGCGGACCTAGCGGCGTTGGTGCAGGACGCGCTGAGTCTCGCGGAGGCCTGA
- a CDS encoding vWA domain-containing protein, translated as MAALRLAPDEARAFDRAVSGARLRLRGRSAFFATLMLHARIVPSREVSVAATDGERVYLNPDAAERVPRDVLDGLLLHEVLHAALSHVPRRGPRERERWNAAADVVVNGMIAQSGLPLPERAARAGDLEHLSVEEVYAALVEHDLEGQGGDDLLDGPPGDAPEDGKGRGHPAANERAWRQAVEQARAVASMAGQGDEGLGAFRELARLRAPQLDWRAHLWRFLTRTPVDFGGFDRRFAYRGLYLEALDEDSLRVLVGVDTSGSIDEGAVAAFLGEIQGIQGAYPHVQVTLYYADAALYGPFEWARGEAAPPMQGGGGTDFRPLLGVADQGEHDVLVYLTDGFGEFSVRPPQTPVLWVVLPGGLEDGQFPFGEVARLAEG; from the coding sequence GTGGCGGCGCTGCGGCTCGCGCCGGATGAGGCGCGCGCGTTTGACCGTGCGGTGAGCGGTGCGCGGTTGCGCCTGCGTGGTCGGAGTGCGTTCTTCGCGACGTTGATGCTGCACGCGCGGATCGTGCCGTCGCGGGAGGTGAGCGTGGCAGCGACGGATGGGGAGCGGGTGTACCTGAATCCGGACGCGGCGGAGCGTGTGCCGCGCGACGTGCTGGATGGGCTGCTGCTGCATGAGGTGCTGCACGCGGCGTTGTCGCACGTGCCGCGGCGTGGGCCGCGCGAGCGGGAGCGGTGGAACGCGGCAGCGGACGTGGTCGTGAACGGCATGATTGCGCAGTCGGGGTTGCCGTTGCCGGAGCGGGCGGCGCGCGCGGGCGACCTGGAGCACCTGAGTGTGGAGGAGGTGTACGCGGCCCTCGTGGAGCATGACCTGGAGGGGCAGGGCGGCGATGACCTGCTGGACGGCCCGCCGGGCGACGCGCCGGAGGACGGTAAGGGTCGTGGGCATCCGGCGGCGAACGAGCGGGCGTGGCGGCAGGCGGTGGAGCAGGCGCGCGCGGTGGCGAGCATGGCCGGGCAGGGTGACGAGGGGTTGGGGGCGTTCCGGGAGCTGGCGCGCCTGCGGGCGCCGCAGCTGGACTGGCGCGCGCACCTGTGGCGGTTTCTGACGCGCACGCCGGTGGATTTTGGCGGGTTTGATCGGCGGTTCGCGTACCGGGGGTTGTACCTGGAGGCGCTGGATGAGGACAGCCTGCGGGTGCTGGTGGGTGTGGATACGTCCGGCAGTATCGATGAGGGGGCGGTGGCGGCGTTCCTGGGGGAGATTCAGGGGATTCAGGGGGCGTACCCGCACGTGCAGGTGACGTTGTATTACGCGGACGCGGCGTTGTATGGGCCGTTCGAGTGGGCGCGTGGTGAGGCGGCGCCGCCGATGCAGGGTGGGGGCGGGACGGATTTCCGACCGCTACTGGGGGTGGCGGACCAGGGGGAGCATGACGTGCTGGTGTATCTGACGGATGGGTTCGGGGAGTTTTCGGTGCGGCCTCCGCAGACGCCGGTGTTGTGGGTGGTGCTGCCGGGTGGTTTGGAGGACGGGCAGTTTCCGTTCGGCGAGGTCGCGCGGTTGGCGGAGGGGTGA